A stretch of DNA from Archangium lipolyticum:
GAAGTACGTCGTCCATCGGTCCTCCTCGTCTCCCTGAAGGATGAGCCAATCGGACGGGAGGGCGCCAGTCACGCGTGGCCGGAGCTGGTCGCCCGCGCGCAGGCCCTCGACCTCCTCCGCCGGGACGTCCTCGAGCGCGAGCACCCCGTCCCGCATCACCGCCACGTCGAGCGAGGCGGTGCCCTTGATGCGCTCCCCGGGCGGCGTCGCTCCGGGGACGTCCACGCCCATCATCGGGCGGACGAGCAGGAAGGCGGCGGCGGTCACGGCCGCGAGCGCGGGTGCCCACGTCCAGAAGGCCCACCCGCGGCGCGGAGGCCGTGAGGCGGCGGCCCGCTGGAGCTCCTCCGGAATCCGCTCCAACGCGGCGGCACGCACCTGGGCCCGCTCCTCGTCCACCCGCTGGCGGCAGTGCGCGCAGCCCGTCAGGTGCGCCTCGGCCGGGGCGACTTCCCCGGCGCGCAACAGCCCGAGCGCGAGCTGCGAGACGGACCACCCCGACAGGCAGTCATTGGAGGGCTTCGACCTGGGAAACAGCTCAGCCGGCATGGGGAGCCTCCTTCCTGTGAACGCCTTGCAGCATCCGCTCGGCGTGCTCGCGGAACTTCTCGAGCCGCCGGCCCACGGTACGGCGGGGGATGCCGAGCAGTTCGGCGATCTCCTCGTGCTCCATGCCGTGGATGAAGTAGCAGGCGGCGATCTGGGCCTGCTCCGCATCCGCCTCGGCGAGCACCTTGCGCAGCGCCAGCCCATCCTCGGGCGAGTGGGGGCTCTCCGGCTCCCCCTGAGGCCCGTGAATCTGTTGCAGGCTGTCCCGGCGGCGCGCGTCGCGCAGCCGGTTGATGGCCAGGTGGGTGCTCGTCTTGTAGAGGAACGCGGCCGTGTCCCGCTCGTTGCCACTGCGGTCACGGTGCCGCAGGAAGCGGATGAACACCTCCTGCGCCACGTCCTCCGCGGCGGCGGGCTCTCCGAGGATGCGCAACGCACAGTTGCGCACCAGCACGATGTGGCGCCGGTAGAGCGTGGAGATGTCGGGTTGGAGAGCGGGAGTCATGGCGCTACAGCCAGAAGACACGCGAGCGCGAATCCGCGGACACGGGGATTTTCACCCTCATTTTTTCCCAGGGTTCTTCCCAGCCCTGGCAAACCTCTTCACACCGGGGGCACCTTCCTTCCCACGAAGTCCCTCCAGGGTGAAGACCCAGTCCTCCAAGGCTGCCTTTTGACGGAAAAACCCCAGGGCACATCGGGTGCATGTCGGCCGCACGGCGGGTGAATCGCCCAGGGAGGCAGCACATGAAGTATCGGGGGTCGTCGAAAACGAGGTGTGCGGGGGGCGTCGCGGCACTGGTGTTGTTGACCCACTGCGCCGGCCCGGAGCCGGAGGCACGGGCAACGGACCTGGCAGTGCCCCAGAAGCCCGGCGTCTTGCGGCAGGAGGTGGCGTCACCCACGACGCTGACCTTCACGGCGAGCGAGGACGCCTACGTGAGCTACTCCGCCCAGATGGAGAACTTCGGCGGCGCCGACTCGTTGCGCGTGGACCTCTCGCCCGAGGAGTGGGGCTACCTGCGGTTCGACGTCACGGGGGTGACGGGGACGGTGACGCGGGCGACGCTGCGGCTGTACGCGACGGAGAGCAGCGTGCTCGGGCCCCGGGTCTTCTCCTCCTCCAAGGAGTGGACGGAGGAGGGCATCACGTTCCGCAATCATCCCGGCACGAGCGGCGGCGTCCTGGATGCCGCGGGGGCCATCTCCAGCGGCTCCTGGGTCGAATACAACGTGACGAGCGCGGTGCGCGGCAATGGTCAGCTCGGCTTCACCCTGGTGGGCACCTCGAATGACGCGGTGAGCTTCGCCTCGAGCGAGAACAGCCGGGAGGATCGCCGGCCCCAGCTCATCCTCACCGTGGCGTCCGAACCCGACTGCATGCCGCGCACCGCCACGCGCATCTTCGACCCCCAGGCGACCTACGACGCACACGTCTCCCAGAGCCAGCCCACGCGCCGCTTCGGAAGCGAGCCTCGGCTGCTCGTGGACTCGGCACCCGACCGGCTGGAAGCCTTCGTCCAGTTCCGCTACGGCTACTCCGATGAGTGGCGGGTGCGGCAGACGAAGCTGCGGCTCTACGCCACCGATGCCTCCCCCGATGGCCCGCTGCTCTACCGCGTCAGCGATGACTGGCCCACCCCGGGGACCCAGGACTTCGATTGGAACACCCGCCCGGCACTCATCGGTGCCCCGGTGGGCAACCTCGGCGCCGTCGAGGCCGGCACCTGGGTGGAGTACGACGTGTCGAGCCTGGTGACGACCACCCACGGCATCTACAGCTTCGGCCTCGTTCCCGAGTCCACCAACGGGGTGGACTTCGTCTCGGCGGACTCGCCCTCGTACGAGCTGCGCCCCCGGCTGAACATCACCCTCGAATCCCCGCCCTACTGCTCCTACCGGGGCACGGGCGGCGGCCCCACCGGGTGGACACGGCATTACGGCGGCGCGGGCACCGAGCAGTTGCATGCCATGGCCACCGACACGTATGGGAACTTCGTGGCGGCGGGCCAGTTCGGAGACGCTCCGTTCCCCAACGGCAAGGGCTTCGCCCTCGCGCGCTACGCCGCGGACGGCACGCCCGTATGGACCCGTCAGGTGACCACGGAAAACGTGTGGGTGCGGGCCATCTCCCTCACGCCCGACGGCAACATCCTCGTGGTGGGCTTCTACGATGGCGCTCCGGACCTGGGCACGGGCCCACTGCCCACCAGCTCCCAGCCCAATGCGCTCTTCCTCGCGAAGTTCTCCCCCACCGGACAGACCGAGTGGACCCGCGGCTTCGTCGCCACCTACGTGAGCCAGCCCGATGGAACACTCGAGCAATGGGCGATCACACCGTCGGTGGTGACCAGCGATGCCACGGGCGGCCTCATCGTCGTGGGCACCTTCTACGGCGAGGTGGACCTCGGGGGCGGAAAGCTCTTCGCGGGCTCCGCCAGCGTCTACCGCGAGGATCCCTTTCCGGGTGGCTTCGTCGCCAGATTCACCCGCGAGGGCCAACACGTCTGGTCGCGGGCTCTCGAGGCGAAGCCTTCCCAGGACCCGACGCGGATCCGCGCCGTGGCGCTCGACACGGAAGGCAACGCCCTCATCGGCGGCAGGGTGAACAAGGAAAACGACCTCGGTGATGGACCCGTGGCGAGCGCCGGGGCCTTCATCGCGAAGTACAGCGCCTCCGGAGCGTTCCAATGGAAGCGGCTGTTCCCCGAGGTTTACGGCGAGATCACCACCCTCCGGTACAAGCAGCCGCGCTTCGTGTACTTCGCCGCCAACCTGGGCGGAAGCTTCACCTTCGGAGGGCGGACGTACACGGGAGGCGATCCGGACGACCTGAACTACCCGGACAACGTCAGCGGCTTCTTCGGCGCGCTGCACAACGATACGGGCACCGACCAGTGGATCCGCCAACCGGGGCTCGTCACCCTCAATGGGCTCGTCGTGGCGGACAACTTCGTCGCGGTCACCGGCAAGGGGCTCACCTATGATCTGGGCGGTGGAACGCTCGGGGGTTTCAACCCCAGTCCCTTCGTGGCGAGCTACACCGAGACGGGTGCCCACCGCTGGTCCCGCTCCTTCGACCCGGACCTCGGGGATGCATTCGGCCAGCCCCAGCTCTTCCTGGCGCCCCAGACCTCGGGACAGGTGCTGGTGGGCGGCAACTTCAGCACGCCCATCCAACACGACGGGACGACCTACACGCCGCGAGGCAGCTCCGACCTGCTCTACTTCCAGTTGAAGCCGTAGGAGCCGCTGGCCTTCAGCCGCCCGGGAGGTGTGGGACCCCCTCCTTATAGTGCCCCGGGATGGATTCCCGAGGCGCTCTCATCGCAAGTGGGCTGGTGCTCCTGTCCGTCCTGGCGGGGGTGTGGGTGCGGCGGCTCGCCGAGACCACGCCCCCGCCCGCCTCCACGCCTCCCCCCGGGTGGGCGCGGAAGGCTCCCGCCGCCGACGCGCCAGACGGCTCCGCCGACGGCTTCCTGGGGGTCATCGTCGCCAGGCAGTCCGTGGACCTCGCGCCCGTCATCGAAGGGCGGGTCGAGAGCGTCCGGGTCCAGGTGGGCGAGCGCGTCTCCCGGGGCGACATCATCGCCACGCTCGACACGCGGGCCATGGAGCGCGAGCTCGCCATCGCCGAGGCGGAGCTGCTGGAGGCCCGGGCCGACGAGCAGGTCGCCACCCATGAGCAGGAAGAGGCTCGCGAGCGCCTGAAGCGGCGCGAGCAGCCCCAGCAGCGCCTCACCGGCGCCGTCTCCGAGGAGGAGCTGGCCACGGCCCGCTACCAGGAGCGCGTGGCGACGGCGAAGCAGGAGCGCGCACGCGCCCAGGTCCAGCAGAAGGAAGCGCGCGTCAGACAGTGCCGGCAGCGCATCGAGGACGCGACCCTCGTGGCTCCTTTCGACGGGCTGGTGGCCAGCCGCCTCGTGGATCCCGGAGCGCTCGTGTCCTCCGGGCGCCCCATCATCCACCTGCTGCGCGCCGCGGGCCGCGAGGTGCGCTTCGCCATCCCCGAGCAGCGGGTGCTCGAGGTGCGGGTGGGCCAGCGCGTGCACGTGGCCGTCCAGGGCCATGAGGTGACGCTGGGGGGACAGGTCCACGACCTCTCCCCGGAGGTGGACGTGGCCGCCCGTGTGCTGTTCGGCACCGCCAGCCTGGAGGAGCCAGAGGGTTCTCCCCTGCCCTCGGGCACGGTGGTCCGGGTCTCCCTCGTCCGGGAGTCCGGGAACGACGGAGGAGTGACCGCCCCATGAGCCAGGACACCCCCAGCGGCCAGGCCCCGGAGGCGAAACCCGCTCCGGCGCCGAAACCCTCGGCCGCCAGCGTCTACCGGAAGGCGGCCCTGGACTTCTATCGCCAGGACCGGCGCGAGCAGGGAGACGTGCTGCACCTGTCTCCCGCCTGGGCGCGGTGGACGTACTGGCTGCTGACCGTCCTGCTGCTGGCGGGACTCCTTTATTGTCTGCTCGGCCGCGCGCACGAGTACGCCTCCGGCCCCGCCGTCCTGCGTGTGGAGGGGCGGACGGACCTGACGGTGCAGGCGCCGGGCGTGGTGGCCACCGTGGAAGTCCTTCCCGGCCAGCGCGTGGAGCGAGGACAGACGCTGGTGACGTTCCAGGCGCAGGAGGAGGCCGACGCGGCCGCCCGGCTGACGCGGGAGATAGAGCTCCACCTCGTGCGCTTCATGCGAAACCCCTCGGACGTCGCCGCGCACCAGGCGCTCACGACACTGAATGCCGAGCGGGAGCTGGCGCTCGCGCGCGTGGAGGCCCGCACCTTGAAGGCGCCCCACGCGGGAGTCGTGGGAGACGTGCGCATCCAGCCCGGCCAGTACCTGGCCGCCGGCACCCGTGTGCTCTCGCTCGTCGAGGAGGAGGCGCCGGTGTCGCTGGTGGCCATGCTGCCCGGCTACTACCGCCCCTTCCTGCGCCCGGGCATGCCGCTGCGCGTGGAGCTGGAGGGCTTCCGCTACGACTACCGCGAGCTGGTCATCGAGTCGGTGGGGGACCAGGTCATCGGACCCAACGAGGTCCGCCGCTTCCTGGGGCCGGACCTGGCGGATGCCCTCACCCTCGAGGGCTCCGCCGTCCTGGTGAAGGCCCGCCTGCCCTCGCACACGTTCGTCAACGAGGGCCGGGTGCTCGGCTACTTCGACGGCATGGTGGCGCGCGCGGAGGCCCGCGTCCGCACCGAGCGCATCCTCACCCTGCTCTTCCCCGCCCTGAAAGGACTGCTCCCCGATGACGTCTGAGCACAAGCCCGGGTTGCTGGAGCGCTTCCCTGGCCTTCAACGGCTCCGGCTCGGTGGCCGGCGGCGCCACATCCCCGAAATCCGCCAGATGACCCTCACCGACTGCGGGGCCGCCTGCCTCGCCATGGTGCTGGGCTACCACGGCCGCGACATGAGCCTGGACGAGGTGCGGCAGATCATCGGCGAGGCGCGCGACGGTGTCTCCGCCCGCAGCCTGCTGACGGCGGCGCGCCTGCTCGGGCTGCGCGGGCGGGGCATCTCCATCGACCTGGACCGGCTCGAGTACCTCCCGCCCGCCACCATCCTCCACTGGCGCTTCACGCACTTCGTCATCTTCGAGAGGCTGGGGCGCAACTGTGTCCACATCGTCGACCCGGAGCAGGGGCGCCGGCAGGTCACCCTGGAGCAGTTCAGCCAGTGCTTCACCGGCGTGGCGCTGTTGCTCGAGCCGGCGGACGACTTCCAGGAGGGCGGTGTGCGGCGCCGTGGAGGCTACGCCCAGCTCCTGAGGCACCTGCGGCAGCCAGACACCCTGGCGCGCATCCTCTTCCTCTCACTGGCCCTACAGCTCTTCACGCTCGCCATCCCCCTGCTGACGGGAATGGTGGTGGACCGGGTCATCCCCCGCGGCGACCACCACCTGCTCCTGGCGCTGGGCCTCGCCCTGCTGCTCGTCTTCCTCTTCCAGTTCCTGGCCTCGCTCGTCCGCGGCTACCTGCTGCTGGAGCTGCGCACCCGCGTCGACGCCGGCATGACGCTGGGCTTCCTCGACCACATGGTCAGCCTGCCCTACCCGTTCTTCCAGCTCCGCCCGGCGGGCGATCTGATGATGCGGCTCAACGCCCAGGCCACCGTGCGCGAGTTCCTCTCGTCCACCGCCCTCTCCGCCCTGCTGGACGGGCTGCTGGTGCTCGTCTACCTCGCCGTCCTGCTCGCCCTGGACCTTCCCCTGGCGCTCAGCGTGCTCGTGCTGGGGACGGCCCAGGTGCTCATCTTCGTCTTCTCGCGCCAGCGGCAGCGCAGCCTCATGTCGCAGAACCTGGAGCTGGAGGCCAAACGGCAGAGCTACCAGGTGGCCATCCTCACCGGCATGCAGACGTTCAAGGCCTTCGGGGTGGAGGAGCGGGCGGTGCAGAACTACTCGAACCTCTTCATCGACGTGCTCAACGTGGCGCTCGCCCGGGGCAGGCTGACCGTCTGGGTGGATTCGATGATGAGCGCCCTGCGGCTGGGCTCGCCCCTCTTCCTCACCTGCCTGGGCGTGTGGCGCGTGATGGAGGGCGCGCTCAGCCTGGGCACCATGCTGAGCCTGACGGCGCTGGCCTCCGCCATCCTCGTGCCCCTGGCCAACCTGGTCTCCACGGCCGGGCAGTTCCAGCTGCTCGGCAGCTACCTCGAGCGCATGGACGACGTGCTCGTCACGCCCCCCGAGCGCTCCGCCCAACACCAGGGCACCCAGGTGACCCTGGCGGGCAACATCGAGCTGGAGAAGGTGTCCTTCCGCTACAGCCCGGCCACGCCGCTGGTGGTGCAGGACGTGTCGGTGCGGCTGAAGACGGGGCAGATGGTGGCCATCGTCGGCCGCTCGGGCGCGGGGAAGACGACGCTCGCCAACCTGCTGCTGGGACTGTACCTGCCCACCTCCGGCCGGGTGCTCTACGAGGGCAAGGACCTGAACGACCTGGACCTGCGCTCGGTGCGGAGCCAGGTGGGCATCGTCCTGCAGGATCCGTTCTTCTTCAACGCCACGCTGCGCGAGAACATCTCCCTGGGGGACCCGTGGATTTCGCAGGAGAGCATCGTCGAGGCCACGAAGCTGGCCCACATCCACGATGACATTCAAACCATGCCCATGCAGTACGACACGCTGCTGGCGGACCGGGGCACGTCGCTCTCGGGAGGACAGCGGCAGCGGCTGTCCCTGGCCCGGGCCCTGGCGCGCAAGCCCGCGGTGCTGCTGCTGGACGAGGCCACCAGCGCGCTGGACGCCATGACCGAGTCCAAGGTGCAGGCGTCGCTGGACGCCCTCCCCTGCACGCGCGTCGTCATCGCCCACCGGCTGAGCACCATCGTGCGCGCGGACCTCATCCTCGTCATGGACGGCGGACGCCTGGTGGAGCAGGGCACCCACGAGGAATTGATGGCGCTCCACGGCCATTACGAGAAGCTCGTCCAGCACCAGACGCTGCTCAAGGCGTCGTGAGACACGAGGAGTCATGTCCATGTGGAAGAGGAGAAGCCGGAGCCGTACCGCCCTGGCCAGCCTGTTGCTCGCCTGCGGCGTGGGAACGGGGTGCGCCTCGAGCTCCCAGACGAAGGCATCGCCCGTGGTGGAGCAGGGCTCGCGCCAGGGGGCCGACACCCTCGCCTTCACCGACGTGAACGTCATCACCCTGGGGCAGGTGCCGGTGCTGGAGCACCAGACCGTGGTCATCACGGGAGGGCGGATCTCCCGGCTCGGGCCTCGGGACGGCACGCCGGTGCCCCAGGGAGCGCGCGTCATCGACGGAGCCGGCCGGTACCTGATGCCGG
This window harbors:
- a CDS encoding anti-sigma factor family protein, with the translated sequence MPAELFPRSKPSNDCLSGWSVSQLALGLLRAGEVAPAEAHLTGCAHCRQRVDEERAQVRAAALERIPEELQRAAASRPPRRGWAFWTWAPALAAVTAAAFLLVRPMMGVDVPGATPPGERIKGTASLDVAVMRDGVLALEDVPAEEVEGLRAGDQLRPRVTGALPSDWLILQGDEEDRWTTYFEGPVPADGWLPVAALVTPDGRTRLRLLTCPTKPPPGVALEETCHERIYEWRVSGGP
- a CDS encoding RNA polymerase sigma factor, producing MTPALQPDISTLYRRHIVLVRNCALRILGEPAAAEDVAQEVFIRFLRHRDRSGNERDTAAFLYKTSTHLAINRLRDARRRDSLQQIHGPQGEPESPHSPEDGLALRKVLAEADAEQAQIAACYFIHGMEHEEIAELLGIPRRTVGRRLEKFREHAERMLQGVHRKEAPHAG
- a CDS encoding peptidase domain-containing ABC transporter, encoding MTSEHKPGLLERFPGLQRLRLGGRRRHIPEIRQMTLTDCGAACLAMVLGYHGRDMSLDEVRQIIGEARDGVSARSLLTAARLLGLRGRGISIDLDRLEYLPPATILHWRFTHFVIFERLGRNCVHIVDPEQGRRQVTLEQFSQCFTGVALLLEPADDFQEGGVRRRGGYAQLLRHLRQPDTLARILFLSLALQLFTLAIPLLTGMVVDRVIPRGDHHLLLALGLALLLVFLFQFLASLVRGYLLLELRTRVDAGMTLGFLDHMVSLPYPFFQLRPAGDLMMRLNAQATVREFLSSTALSALLDGLLVLVYLAVLLALDLPLALSVLVLGTAQVLIFVFSRQRQRSLMSQNLELEAKRQSYQVAILTGMQTFKAFGVEERAVQNYSNLFIDVLNVALARGRLTVWVDSMMSALRLGSPLFLTCLGVWRVMEGALSLGTMLSLTALASAILVPLANLVSTAGQFQLLGSYLERMDDVLVTPPERSAQHQGTQVTLAGNIELEKVSFRYSPATPLVVQDVSVRLKTGQMVAIVGRSGAGKTTLANLLLGLYLPTSGRVLYEGKDLNDLDLRSVRSQVGIVLQDPFFFNATLRENISLGDPWISQESIVEATKLAHIHDDIQTMPMQYDTLLADRGTSLSGGQRQRLSLARALARKPAVLLLDEATSALDAMTESKVQASLDALPCTRVVIAHRLSTIVRADLILVMDGGRLVEQGTHEELMALHGHYEKLVQHQTLLKAS
- a CDS encoding CBM96 family carbohydrate-binding protein, with the translated sequence MKYRGSSKTRCAGGVAALVLLTHCAGPEPEARATDLAVPQKPGVLRQEVASPTTLTFTASEDAYVSYSAQMENFGGADSLRVDLSPEEWGYLRFDVTGVTGTVTRATLRLYATESSVLGPRVFSSSKEWTEEGITFRNHPGTSGGVLDAAGAISSGSWVEYNVTSAVRGNGQLGFTLVGTSNDAVSFASSENSREDRRPQLILTVASEPDCMPRTATRIFDPQATYDAHVSQSQPTRRFGSEPRLLVDSAPDRLEAFVQFRYGYSDEWRVRQTKLRLYATDASPDGPLLYRVSDDWPTPGTQDFDWNTRPALIGAPVGNLGAVEAGTWVEYDVSSLVTTTHGIYSFGLVPESTNGVDFVSADSPSYELRPRLNITLESPPYCSYRGTGGGPTGWTRHYGGAGTEQLHAMATDTYGNFVAAGQFGDAPFPNGKGFALARYAADGTPVWTRQVTTENVWVRAISLTPDGNILVVGFYDGAPDLGTGPLPTSSQPNALFLAKFSPTGQTEWTRGFVATYVSQPDGTLEQWAITPSVVTSDATGGLIVVGTFYGEVDLGGGKLFAGSASVYREDPFPGGFVARFTREGQHVWSRALEAKPSQDPTRIRAVALDTEGNALIGGRVNKENDLGDGPVASAGAFIAKYSASGAFQWKRLFPEVYGEITTLRYKQPRFVYFAANLGGSFTFGGRTYTGGDPDDLNYPDNVSGFFGALHNDTGTDQWIRQPGLVTLNGLVVADNFVAVTGKGLTYDLGGGTLGGFNPSPFVASYTETGAHRWSRSFDPDLGDAFGQPQLFLAPQTSGQVLVGGNFSTPIQHDGTTYTPRGSSDLLYFQLKP
- a CDS encoding efflux RND transporter periplasmic adaptor subunit, with the translated sequence MLLSVLAGVWVRRLAETTPPPASTPPPGWARKAPAADAPDGSADGFLGVIVARQSVDLAPVIEGRVESVRVQVGERVSRGDIIATLDTRAMERELAIAEAELLEARADEQVATHEQEEARERLKRREQPQQRLTGAVSEEELATARYQERVATAKQERARAQVQQKEARVRQCRQRIEDATLVAPFDGLVASRLVDPGALVSSGRPIIHLLRAAGREVRFAIPEQRVLEVRVGQRVHVAVQGHEVTLGGQVHDLSPEVDVAARVLFGTASLEEPEGSPLPSGTVVRVSLVRESGNDGGVTAP
- a CDS encoding HlyD family efflux transporter periplasmic adaptor subunit, whose protein sequence is MSQDTPSGQAPEAKPAPAPKPSAASVYRKAALDFYRQDRREQGDVLHLSPAWARWTYWLLTVLLLAGLLYCLLGRAHEYASGPAVLRVEGRTDLTVQAPGVVATVEVLPGQRVERGQTLVTFQAQEEADAAARLTREIELHLVRFMRNPSDVAAHQALTTLNAERELALARVEARTLKAPHAGVVGDVRIQPGQYLAAGTRVLSLVEEEAPVSLVAMLPGYYRPFLRPGMPLRVELEGFRYDYRELVIESVGDQVIGPNEVRRFLGPDLADALTLEGSAVLVKARLPSHTFVNEGRVLGYFDGMVARAEARVRTERILTLLFPALKGLLPDDV